The sequence below is a genomic window from Lolium perenne isolate Kyuss_39 chromosome 4, Kyuss_2.0, whole genome shotgun sequence.
gttagatcttgatctaatcctacgccccacgctgctccataccgcttcggcgtttaagagccgctgacaggcgggaccctctgtcaggcagcccgcgcggcactggaccgtggctgggctggccttgggccgtttttaaatctttgggcccagttagcttttcccgccggtctttttattcaaactggatttaattaattcaaatgattttcaatactgcctacactttgaaattcaatagatttaaattggctaaaccaaaatgtatgaactttatattgttggaaagctagggaaattatctacaacatgccactggtcccatgaccagattccttgtagaattaatgtgataaaaataacaaggcagggacttttccctatccaaataattcttaaaaatcaaccaaaatagatattaagttaattccaactctaatagctcacatttgacttatactaattgtttatgcaataaaacagtgtggtcactttgcatgatcatgccatagtttaattaatggatgatatggctagtttaactagttgatattgtccaaaactattaaagtaaattatgtggagtcttatacttcatttaaacttgtctcacatgaattcatgggatgtttggacccctggtacaaactctcttatatgaattacttgagatttaaatcatatgtagtgttattaaatgatatggggtgatctacctcatttaaatcattttcccaaatgatgatgatgaacatttgacttaggtcaatatgagttcatatatgattgtttgagaaattaaatcttaagaagatttcaatgagaggaaattatttctcaagaaccctatggaaactatcatttacatattaaatacaaagaagtgaattctattcaaataacaccacccatgcaccctagttgaattatttgtgtgcatagaatagtttgtatgtttatatgtgatgtatggaatagccattgaattagtgagtaattatactcgtattcaaatttagacggtagcaccggagagtacgccgaagaagaaggttgctaccaagaggaggaggaggaacagtttgagaactaccaaggcaagctaatattcttgcaaagtgcaaagccccttggggcaaggcaccatgaatcttacccttTCTTACTTAagtctatcccaagtttttaccttacaagttttctacttgttttctcaaagagttatctttatagttaaccttggtcaaagtaaggattggttactagagtagtgaagtagtttcaatcaagcaaagcaagatagcacccctcatgaattagagctagtgctaatgaataaaacttgactactctagatgggaacaatgtgagtttgaaaggaatttgaaaccttggaatgatgatgcattccattgaatgatttttgaaggtgaatgtgacaaagagaagatggtgatttttgataaacatgatgttggtttgaatgcgatacctttccaattactaagtacccccacaatacctgattatgggtagggtttaactggaagtttatgcatcttagtatgggttccctctgaaaacacgtcataggggttacgcttgaggctgcctccgttgttgagaaatgatgtgaaattaaggtgaattgtacggccaagccctgtgcagttcccaggttgacagttggtcttcactgggaggccaagctcatggggagaggtgctcatactaggatttgtaagtgaaaggttatggttgatgatccgcgtactgtgttacgatgattcggggtaatcccgacggatgaaatcgaatgttgtggcacaagtgtgcaacctctgcagagtgtcaatctattcgaatagccgcgtccacggttacggacggttggaaaggccatacagtttccgatgtcatatctttgaaaatgatgttgaaaggtgatggtgaaatgacttgtggtgaattgaattgaaatcaccacttgaatggtgggaatgacactaatgtttccacttgagttagttagcacttgaataagctttttctcaaatacttgtgaactaaaactagctttatgcaaataaactagagcttagcaaaccatactagaatgtctagcacttacattagtattagtttgcgagtacttaaagtactcacggctttgtccctggctattcaaatggccagagtatgaagatgaacaaggagatgaccagcaggacgcctacgacaactaggagtcttccgacgtcaagcgttggcctgtggactagagagtccttgtatcttacgcttccgctatgttgaactatgaactcgtgtttgttcgttgatcaatagatcaactattcgtgtaatatggatcatgtgattccaaatttgtaagacttatggtttgtaatgaatgatgactgtgatacttaactattatgcctcgcaacaacaatattcctgggattgcgatgtatgacataataggcatccggatttaaaaacccgggtgttgacacgaccagagttcgattcctgtcagggacgaattctggaattgtcacgccaattcccgcttctactatatcaatagtgttctagttcctcctagacacTGTTTCATTTTTTAGAGCCAACCCATAAGTTGGAAAAATAGGGTGACTGCCTTGGGGGCCACAGATTATAAAGTATATTGGTAATCACCGCACAACATTGTTGAATATTTGTAAGTATATGAAATTCTAAATGAGAAGATCCACACCGCCGGAAGTTATACCACATGGAACAAACTATTATCATCAGCAATGGCGAGCTTAATTAGTTAGGTTATACTGAAAGCCGGGGGCGGATTTACCGTCCAGGTACCCTGGGCATGTGCCCGGGCTCGGCGGCGCTGCTCATATAGAGTCTGGCAAGCTTCCTAGGCAACTTACATAACGGAAACGACAAGAATCAGCTAGAATTTTTCGTTTCAGAGAagaatctctactacttaaaaagactaaacATATTCCTTATTCTGCCCAATACGTCAAACTTTTGGTCGTACTTTTCGTCCGTTTCGTCATCCCGCCCGGGACTAACTGGGCCAAAGCCCAACTAACAGAGGCGAGCATCTGCCATAGGGTTTGCCGCCGCCGCCCTTCTCGTCGTCCTTCCGTCAATCCCTAGATTCGTCGCCAACTCCCCCTCACCTGCCAGGCGAGGATCCCGCAGCGCACCCCAAGCTATCGTAACGCCCCGCTCGAGACAAAGCCAGAGAAGGACGGGCGGAGCCGCAACCTCCTCCCTTGTCTCTGGATGCCTGCACCGTGTGAGGCCCTCGATCCATTGACGAGCTCCCCTTTGTGGCCGGCCCGTGGGGAGGAGACCGCAAGCCTCGAGATGGAGGCGGAATCTGGCGACAGTCCGCCAGCGGTGTTTCATGGACACCGGCGGTAAATTCCTACCTTTAGGATGGGATCGCGTCGCCCTGCTGTGATGGTGACGGGTGGGATGACTTTTCAGGACAAATTTATCGATCCGTCTACCTCCCCTGGTCGATGGATGCCGCTAGCTCCAGATGAAGATTGAGGAGGAGCTGATTTGCTTGTTCAGGTATCTTTTTCTGATCCGATTTGTCTCTTTCGTCTCCCACTTTGCATAGTCTTCGGCAACAGCCAACACATCCGCATAATAGCAGGGACGAGTTATTAGCAGACGTGAGCTAGCATGGACGTGATCAGGACACGTATTTTTACACAGCTTGATTCATGAGTAGACTATTGCTGCGCTGATTAACGACCTGGGGAGGAGGTAATTTATTATTCATGTTTTCTACTTTCACTATTTTGGCTGCCGTATGATACACAATGCTGCTAGCAGCCTAGCACATGATGGATTCTGTTGTTTCAGTTCGGCTTGTTCAAAATTTTCTTTGCATATTTGTTTTATTATTATAATTATTAATCTCAGGTTTGATCTTCTTCTGATGCTCTGTTGCTGCGATTTTGGCAGAAAGATCAGAAAAGGAAAAGTTAAACTGCTACACATTATCACTTGAGCAACATTATTTACCAGTATTATTTAGTTAACAAGGAAATTAGCTGGTGATCAATCGTGAGAGGAAATTGTAGGTGAGCATTTGAATCATCTCCATGCTATGCTACTAGCACGTACGTCTGCCTGTATTCTGTAGTGTTCTTCCAATTGTACATCGTAATATTGTCTTGGTGCTGTACTTTGTTAGTTTTGATTCAGTTTTTACTATATTGGGAAATACAAATTTTAATTGGTTTCATCGAAATATCACATAATCCCTATTCTCCCCACCTTCGTACGTCAAAACATTTGGTCGTTCTTGTCGTACTTCCGTTTCCCACGCGCCCaaatgggccaagcccaacaACCCCAACTTCTCCTCctcccttccgccgccgccgttgcCGCGGAGCAAATCCTGTGGGTTGGGAGCATGGCGCCCTGGACATGTCGCTGGACGACCTCATCACCAAGAACAAGCCCTCGCGTGGCCACGGACGCCGCAACCTGGCCTCCGCCTCGGGAGGACCCgcgcccgcgcgccgccgcttcCACAGCCCCGCCGCCAACCGCTCCGCCGCGGCACCCTACCGCCAGCTCAACTTCCAGCCACAGCAGGTCTCCTTCACATCCTACTGCTCTTGATTGATTAGGTAAATCCCGCGGCAGCACAACACAGTACCCTGCCAGTCTCGAGCTCACTCCGATCTTgctctttttttttctctctcaGGTGCCGCTGGCTTCCGGGAACATTGCCCAGCCGATGGCCATGGTCACGGCGCCGTCCACTGACTTGGACATCACGCCCACCAATCTCTACATCTCCAACCTCGACTACAACGTCTCCAACGAGGACATCAAGGTTGCTAGCGCATTTTCCTTGCTACCCCCTCATTAAGAAACTCACGATCATTGTATATTAAGATATTTCTGTAATTCATCATCCGCCCGCTTCTTCCTAATCAACTAAAGTGCTCacttttatatgtcttgcattcaTCACCCATACAATCGTTAATTGGTTATTGCACATGGAAAGGAATTTTACATTCTTCATCTTACTTTACTTAGATGTTATCTCCAGTTTTAAGCAACCCCTCCTTACTTATCTCTGTTCATCGTCTCCTGGTCCTAAAGTTGCCCTAAATACTTTGCTCAGGATCTGTTTTATGACAAAAGTGGAAGATCAAAGGtttgcgccccccccccccccccccccatacacacacacacacactttcTTTTTCGGTTTCAATCCCTGCCTTTCACAGACCTTCCAATTTGTTTGAATGCTCATAATTCAAATCATTTCCGGGACTCCATTTTGGCAGGGAACTGCAGAGGTTGTCTTTTCGACAAAAGTAGAAGCTTTAGCTGCTCTTAAGAAAATTGAGGCATTGGGATAAACATTGAGGCACCAGCACCTGCTATTTTCGCTTTTGCTCCACCTCCACTACCTGGAAACTTCAGTTTTCTTCTCACAAGGTTAGTTGTATCTACGAGAGGGCAGAGGCGCTATTTATGAACTATATATTTATAGGATCATAGCAcgacaaaaagaaagaaaacaatGCACATGAGATCTAAGTTAGCTCCCCTGTGACGCAATCATGCTTGGCAAAGGGGAAATGAAATCAaagttgttatcgttttactgaaACTGCATTGTCTTGTAAATTAACAATTATAAATGTGTATTACTCTGAATAGTATGAGCAAGTGACACATCCAGATCATGATTGCCAAGTTAAGTTTGCATTGCATGTAAAGTGAATTGGCAAGATAATTGTTCAAAACTCCAGATCAGGATTGAAACAAAATTTGGAGACTATGCTTAACGTATCTGCAGATGAAAGTTTAGAAATCTTTTTGTCAGATCAAAAGCAGAGACCAAGGACGATTTCTTAGTTCAGCTAAATAATGTCACCTAAAAAATGCAGGATCAGATAATGCATTCTGCTACTTTGATTTGGTTTAGTATGTGATTCCATCATCCTTCTTATTATATATACAATGGTGTTTCAGGATCTCATGCACAGAGAATATATCAACTGAAGGACTTGTTGTGGAGATTATGTCAAATAGATCGAATTAAGGTCATATGATATCCCTATTTGTTGGAACTGATGCGTTTGATTCCAGTTAGCTTTCTCTCATTGGGAGGTTATATTGTGTTTCCCTCTTTACTCACTGGGAGGTTATTTTGTGCCTGTTTAAAGAAATTATTCTCTCTGGCTGGCAGTGTCAGCTCTATGAACAGCAATACAAGATACAATACTACCTAGAGGTTGCTCGCATTGTCCATGATGACCACCCTACATAGAGAAGTTGGAAACTTGGAATCACCAATCAACTTTGCAGCACACGAAAACTATTACTCAGGTTAAATACTCGAATTCCATCTAATTTTAAAGGCTTAGTTTGCTGGGTGTACTCTTTTCTCATTCTATTTTTCATGGTGTTTACGGTGTGTCTTCCTCCAGTTCATTATGTGGATGCCAAAGGATCAGGAAGGAGCGTGTTATTAAAACATCGAGCAGTGACTTTCATCATCAAGGCTGCAATTCTGAAGGCACTCAACTCAAAATGGCAGGGGGGAGGAATGTGTGGAGGACATTGAGGGACTGGCAGGTGGCTTTATACGCGTTCATAATTTTGGTGACGATCAAGGTGATGCCCTTGTATGTTTACGTGGTAAGATATTGCCTTGGGCTTGTTACTGTTTTTAGTGCTATCTGTGGGCTTGTATTGCTCTGTATTGGGTCAGTTAAGAGTCTTTCACTACCTAAAATGTTCTTCTGATCTGGATTACTGATAAATCTAGAAATGGCTACTTTCAAATTTTAACTGTTCTAATGAGTAAGTCCTATTAAGTGTCCCAAATACATGGTTGTTGTAATTTCCTTCTAAAACCGTTTTGATAACAGATTGACCTCCACATGTGAGAGGATCAAAATTTCACGTAATATCATAAAGGCTAGGCTCACAATAGGTAAGCTTTTAATTAttcttttgtgatgtttctttcaTGTTCAATGTAGATATTTGGTGCCTATGTTTTCAAAGGTCGGACTATTAATATTTTTCAATGATGGTGCATGCCTGCCAAGTTTAGTTTAAGCAAGTAAATGTATGCTTGAATATTGACAGTGCAATGGTTGATTATTTACCAACTCAATTTCTATTTTTCACCATGTCGGGATTTTGTGACAGCGCATAGGCATTTGTGTATGTTCCTGTGGAAAAACCAGATGACAGCAATGAGATACAGTTGAGTTCTAATTGCTAGAAAAACGACAGGTTGATTGACAGGCTAATTTGAAAAACAGAAGTTTCTTCTATCAATTCTAATTTGCTAATTTTTATAGTAGTTAAGTAGATCATTACTGTGATACCAGCTCTATCTATTTCCGTTTTTACAAATGGAATGGAAGTCATTGAGTTTCCATACTGGTAAGTTATGGCTCGATGGTAGTCCCCTCCTAATGGCTTATTGGAATATAAAATATCTTTGGGGCTCTGAGCTA
It includes:
- the LOC127294796 gene encoding THO complex subunit 4A-like isoform X2 is translated as MSLDDLITKNKPSRGHGRRNLASASGGPAPARRRFHSPAANRSAAAPYRQLNFQPQQVPLASGNIAQPMAMVTAPSTDLDITPTNLYISNLDYNVSNEDIKGTAEVVFSTKVEALAALKKIEALG
- the LOC127294796 gene encoding THO complex subunit 4A-like isoform X1 — encoded protein: MSLDDLITKNKPSRGHGRRNLASASGGPAPARRRFHSPAANRSAAAPYRQLNFQPQQVPLASGNIAQPMAMVTAPSTDLDITPTNLYISNLDYNVSNEDIKDLFYDKSGRSKGTAEVVFSTKVEALAALKKIEALG